DNA from Massilia antarctica:
AATCGATTTCCTTGGTCACCTCGACCAAGATGGCGTCGTTCGAGGTACGGTCTTTATGTATCCGCTCGAAGCCCTGCGTACCCCAGGTGACGATCTGGCGCACCAGTGCCGTGTCGCGGCAGATGACGGCGGCAATGCGCGCATCGTCATCCCTGGGCACGGCCCCCTTCGCCACCTCGCGGCAGGCGGCGGTGTAGCCGTCGGTGGTGGTGAAATCGGCAGCGCGCGCCGCCGGGACCGCCAGGACGCCGGCCAAGGCCAGCGCCCCGGCCAGGCGCGAAACAGGGGAAAGTCGCATGATGCCTCCGCTATAAACGTGTCATAAAAGAAAGCTATCCTACGCGAAACAGGTAGTTTTGCGCCGCCCCGCCTTGTGATTAGAAGAAAGCCCCCAACCTTCCCGTGACGCGGCGGTGAATGGCCATGCCGCGTCGAAAGTGCCGGGGCGGCGTAAAATAGCGCCATTCCAACGCTTCCCGACACCAAAATGGCTATCTACCAACTGGGCGAGCATGCGCCCGAGATTCACTCTTCCGCCTACGTCGCCGATTCCGCCAGCCTGATCGGCAAAGTGACCCTGGAGGCGAATACCTCGGTCTGGTCCGGCGCCACCCTGCGCGGCGATAACGAGCGCATCACGATCGGCGCCAACAGCAATGTGCAGGAAGGCACGGTCATGCACACCGACATGGGCTTTCCACTCACCATCGGCAGCAATGTGACGGTCGGCCACCAGGCCATGCTGCACGGCTGCACGGTGGGCGACGGCTCGCTGATCGGCATCCAGGCCGTGATCCTGAACGGCGCCAGGATCGGCAAGGGTTGCCTGGTCGGCGCCGGTGCGCTGGTGACCGAAGGAAAAGAATTCCCTGACCACTCGCTCATCATCGGCGCCCCGGCCAAGGCCGTGCGCACCCTGAGCGCGGAAGACATCGCGCGTCTCGAAGGCAGCGCCGCCAGCTATGTGGCACGCGGCCAGCTATTCAAGACGCAACTGAAAAAGATTGGATAAACAATGACTACAGAAAATAACAACGATACCCTGCAAAAATTCATCTTCGACAATGCCGCCGTGCGCGGCGAGTTCGTCGAAATCTCCAGCACCTGGGGCGAGATCCAGCAACGCCACAGCTATCCGCCGGCCGTCAAGAAGGTGCTCGGCGAAATGGTGGCGGCGGCGGCCCTGCTGTCGGCCAACCTCAAGTTCAACGGCGCCATCGTCATGCAAATCCACGGCGACGGGCCGGTGCGCCTGCTGGTGGTCGAATGCGATTCCGACCTGCGCATGCGCGCCACCGCCAAGCTGGCGGAAGGCGTGACGGTGGCCGACGACACGAGCCTGACCGACCTGCTCAACGCGGGCGGCAAGGCGCGCTTCGTCATCACGCTCGACCCGACTGACAAGATGCCCGGCCAGCAGCCCTACCAGGGCATCGTGCCGCTCGATGGCGACGACATGGCGACCGTCATCGAAAACTACATGCTGCGTTCCGAGCAGCTCGACACGCGCCTGTGGCTGGCGGCCGACGATGGCGTCTCGCGCGGCCTGCTGCTGCAAAAGCTGCCGCGCCACAGCGGCAAGGATGACCAGATCAAGCAAAGCAGCGAAGCCGACGAGCTGGAAACCTGGAACCGCGCCGTCATGCTGGCCTCGACCCTGAAGCAGGAAGAGCTGCTCTCGACCGACATCCAGACCTTGATGAACCGCCTGTTCTGGGAAGAGACGATCCGCGTGTTCGAGCCGGCCCACCCCCGCTTCCACTGCAGCTGCACGCGCGAAAAAGTCGGCAACATGCTCAAGATGCTGGGCCGCGAGGAAGTCGACGGCGCCCTCGATGAGCTGGGCCAGCTGGCGATCGACTGCGATTTCTGCGGCAAGCACTACTCCTTCGACAAGGTCGATTGCGCGCAGCTGTTCGTGGACGGCACGCCGGTCGAAGTGCTGCTTCCCGCCAGCGACGTGAAGCACTGACATGCGCGAGTCGCCCCGCTCCGCCTTCCCGCATTTTCTGGCCATTCCCACGCGCTGGATGGACAACGACGCCTACCAGCACGTCAACAACGTCGTCTACTACAGCTTTTTCGACACCGCCGTGAACCAGTTCCTGATCGCGCGCGGCGTGCTCGATATCCACGCCGACGCCGTGGTCGGGCTGGTGGTCGACACGGGCTGCACGTACTTTCGCTCGATCGCCTTTCCCGACACGGTGCACGTGGGCATGCGCGTGACCAGGCTGGGCAACTCCAGCGTGCGCTACGAGCTGGCGCTGTACCGCAACGATGAAGCGCTGCCCGCGGCGGCCGGGCATTTTGTCCATGTCTACGTCGAGCGCGCGAGCAACCGTTCGGTCCCCGTTCCCGACGCCGTGCGCGCCGTGCTGGCCACCATCGCCAGCGCGGCGGCGTAAGCCGGCATGCAGGCCCTGCCCGCCCCCGGCATACGCACCCTGGCGCACGGCGACGCCGGCGCCCTGCTGGCGTTTGAACTGGCCAACCGCGCCTGGTTCGAGCGCCACGTCGAAGCGCGCGACCCGGCGTTCTATTCGCCCGACGGCGTGGCGCGGCATATCGCCCACTATCTGGACGGGCATGCGGCCGGCACCTGGCATCCTTGCGTGCTGCTCGACGGCGAAGGCCGGATCGTCGGCCGCGCCAATCTGAAGGACATCGACAGGATCAAGGGTTCGGCCGAAGTGGGTTACCGCATCGCGCATGACCAGACAGGCAAGGGCCTGGCCACGTTCGCCCTGCAGCACCTGATCGGGCTGGCCCGCTCGAGCTGGCAACTGAACGAGCTGCGCG
Protein-coding regions in this window:
- a CDS encoding GNAT family N-acetyltransferase; the protein is MQALPAPGIRTLAHGDAGALLAFELANRAWFERHVEARDPAFYSPDGVARHIAHYLDGHAAGTWHPCVLLDGEGRIVGRANLKDIDRIKGSAEVGYRIAHDQTGKGLATFALQHLIGLARSSWQLNELRAKVTLANQGSAAVLHKCGFVHAGDLTRLATVDKARVDGAVYLLDLTPA
- a CDS encoding acyl-CoA thioesterase, whose product is MRESPRSAFPHFLAIPTRWMDNDAYQHVNNVVYYSFFDTAVNQFLIARGVLDIHADAVVGLVVDTGCTYFRSIAFPDTVHVGMRVTRLGNSSVRYELALYRNDEALPAAAGHFVHVYVERASNRSVPVPDAVRAVLATIASAAA
- a CDS encoding gamma carbonic anhydrase family protein, which translates into the protein MAIYQLGEHAPEIHSSAYVADSASLIGKVTLEANTSVWSGATLRGDNERITIGANSNVQEGTVMHTDMGFPLTIGSNVTVGHQAMLHGCTVGDGSLIGIQAVILNGARIGKGCLVGAGALVTEGKEFPDHSLIIGAPAKAVRTLSAEDIARLEGSAASYVARGQLFKTQLKKIG
- the hslO gene encoding Hsp33 family molecular chaperone HslO, which codes for MTTENNNDTLQKFIFDNAAVRGEFVEISSTWGEIQQRHSYPPAVKKVLGEMVAAAALLSANLKFNGAIVMQIHGDGPVRLLVVECDSDLRMRATAKLAEGVTVADDTSLTDLLNAGGKARFVITLDPTDKMPGQQPYQGIVPLDGDDMATVIENYMLRSEQLDTRLWLAADDGVSRGLLLQKLPRHSGKDDQIKQSSEADELETWNRAVMLASTLKQEELLSTDIQTLMNRLFWEETIRVFEPAHPRFHCSCTREKVGNMLKMLGREEVDGALDELGQLAIDCDFCGKHYSFDKVDCAQLFVDGTPVEVLLPASDVKH